The proteins below are encoded in one region of Epinephelus lanceolatus isolate andai-2023 chromosome 7, ASM4190304v1, whole genome shotgun sequence:
- the LOC144463852 gene encoding protocadherin beta-18-like encodes MGDKGFPPLRPILCFASFIVTLHLVNGDLSYSIPEEMKRESVIGHIAKDLGLDLRTLSSRKARVDFEETSKQYCDINLSTGDLVTSERIDRESLCGKKPSCVVKVDLVLENPLQLHRLSLHIQDVNDNLPQFKDNLIEMEISESAEKGNRFSIEEAHDADIGQNAVQRYSLEKNENFILAVDSNKVELVLENKLDREKQKEINLLLTALDGGSPQRSGTVVIHVTVLDANDNAPVFSQAVYKASLPENSPPDTIVITVSATDADEGVNGDVTYDFGHVSDDDINVFSIDPKTGEIKVTGVIDFEKMSSFEMRIKAKDGLGLTSYAKVIIDVTDMNDNAPVIYLKSLTNPIPENVSPGTEVGIINVQDRDSENNRQVRCSIQQNAPFKLVPSIKNYYSLVTTGQLDREVVSDYNITITASDEGSPPLSSSKSVELSVADINDNPPVFEKQSYSAYVSENNKPGSNLCSVSARDPDWRQNGTVIYSLLPGEVNGAPVSSYVSVNGDTGVIHAVRSFDYEQLRSFKVHVMGRDNGSPPLSSNVTVSVFISDVNDNSPQILYPGPEGNSFMTELVPKAAHGGSLVSKVIAVDADSGQNAWLSYDIVKSTDPGLFTIGVHSGEIRTQRDISESDSMKQNLIVSVKDNGQPSLSATCSMYLLISDNLAEVPELKDISYDEKNSKLTSYLIIALVSVSTFFLTFIIIILGVRFCRRRKPRLLFDGAVAIPSAYLPPNYADVDGTGTLRSTYNYDAYLTTGSRTSDFKFVSSYNDNTLPADQTMRKSPSDFADAFDDLEPSAEVGTVYFTDNSA; translated from the coding sequence ATGGGAGACAAAGGATTTCCACCGCTTCGTCCCATCCTCTGCTTTGCTTCCTTCATTGTAACGCTGCACCTCGTTAATGGAGACCTGAGTTATTCTATCCCAGAAGAGATGAAACGCGAGTCTGTTATTGGACATATAGCCAAAGATCTCGGTCTTGATCTGAGGACATTATCTTCCCGAAAGGCCCGTGTGGATTTTGAGGAAACAAGTAAGCAGTACTGTGATATTAATCTGAGTACTGGAGATTTGGTCACATCGGAGAGAATTGACAGAGAAAGCCTTTGTGGCAAGAAACCGTCGTGTGTTGTGAAGGTTGATTTAGTGTTAGAAAATCCTCTGCAGCTTCATCGACTAAGTCTTCATATTCAAGATGTGAACGACAACTTGCCGCAATTCAAAGATAATCTGATTGAAATGGAAATAAGCGAATCTGCTGAAAAGGGTAACCGTTTCTCTATCGAGGAGGCCCATGACGCAGATATAggtcaaaatgctgttcaaaGATACAGCCTAGAAAAGAACGAGAACTTTATTCTCGCTGTTGACAGCAACAAGGTCGAACTAGTGTTGGAGAATAAACTTGATCGCGAAAAGCAAAAGGAGATTAATTTGCTTCTGACCGCTTTAGATGGTGGCTCTCCTCAGAGATCAGGTACTGTAGTGATACACGTCACTGTGCTGGATGCTAATGATAACGCCCCAGTGTTCAGCCAGGCCGTTTATAAAGCCAGTCTGCCTGAAAACTCTCCTCCAGATACCATAGTGATTACTGTTAGTGCAACTGACGCAGATGAAGGAGTCAATGGAGATGTGACATATGATTTTGGTCACGTATCAGATGATGACATAAATGTTTTCTCAATCGATCCTAAAACTGGAGAAATTAAAGTAACTGGAGTGATTGACTTTGAGAAAATGAGTTCTTTTGAAATGAGAATAAAAGCTAAAGATGGTTTAGGTTTAACCTCTTATGCTAAAGTTATAATAGATGTTACTGATATGAATGATAATGCTCCAGTCATATACCTGAAATCATTGACTAACCCCATACCTGAGAATGTGTCACCTGGTACAGAGGTGGGCATCATTAACGTGCAGGATAGAGACTCTGAGAATAACAGACAGGTCCGCTGCTCCATTCAACAAAACGCTCCTTTTAAGTTGGTTCCTTCTATTAAAAACTATTATTCTCTGGTGACCACAGGACAACTGGACCGTGAAGTAGTGTCTGATTACAACATTACAATCACTGCCAGTGACGAGGGCTCTccacctctgtcctcctctaaaAGTGTTGAGTTATCTGTAGCAGACATCAACGACAACCCACCTGTGTTTGAGAAACAGTCGTACAGCGCATATGTGAGTGAAAATAACAAACCTGGCTCCAATTTATGTTCCGTTAGTGCTCGAGACCCCGACTGGAGACAAAACGGTACAGTGATTTATTCTCTGTTACCTGGTGAGGTGAACGGTGCCCCGGTGTCCTCCTATGTGTCTGTTAACGGAGACACGGGGGTGATCCACGCTGTGAGGTCGTTTGATTATGAACAGTTGAGGAGTTTTAAAGTCCACGTGATGGGCAGAGACAACGGTTCTCCTCCGCTGAGCAGCAACGTGACCGTCAGTGTGTTCATATCGGATGTGAATGACAACTCTCCTCAGATACTGTATCCCGGGCCGGAGGGCAACTCCTTCATGACCGAGCTGGTCCCCAAAGCTGCACACGGAGGCTCTCTGGTGTCCAAAGTGATCGCGGTGGACGCGGACTCCGGACAGAACGCCTGGCTGTCGTATGATATAGTGAAATCCACAGATCCGGGCCTTTTCACTATTGGTGTCCACAGCGGAGAGATCAGGACACAGCGGGACATTTCCGAGTCTGACAGCATGAAACAGAACCTGATTGTGTCAGTGAAAGATAACGGACAGCCCTCTCTGTCTGCCACCTGTTCGATGTATTTACTGATTTCTGATAACTTGGCTGAGGTGCCAGAACTGAAGGACATTTCTTATGATGAGAAGAATTCCAAACTGACGTCTTATCTGATCATCGCGCTGGTGTCTGTGTCGACGTTTTTCCtgaccttcatcatcatcattctgGGTGTGAGGTTTTGTCGCAGGAGAAAGCCCAGGCTGTTGTTTGATGGAGCAGTTGCCATCCCCAGCGCTTATCTCCCTCCTAATTACGCAGATGTTGACGGGACAGGGACTTTACGCAGCACTTACAATTATGACGCCTACCTGACAACAGGTTCAAGAACCAGTGACTTTAAGTTCGTGTCATCTTACAATGACAACACACTGCCTGCTGACCAGACTATGAGGAAAAGTCCATCAGACTTTGCTGATGCGTTCGACGACTTAGAGCCGTCTGCAGAGGTAGGAACCGTTTACTTCACTGACAACAGTGCATGA
- the LOC117260839 gene encoding uncharacterized protein LOC117260839 encodes MGDKGFPPLRPIFCFASFIVTLHLVNGDLSYSIPEEMKRESVIGNIAKDLGLDLRTLSSRKARIDFEGARKRYCDINLSTGDLITSERIDRESLCGKKPSCVVAVDLVLENPLELHRLSLHIQDVNDNSPKFKKQLIEMEISESADKGNRFSIEGAHDADIGQNAVQSYSLEKNDNFILAVDSNKVELVLENTLDREKQKEINLLLTALDGGSPQRSGTVVIHVTVLDANDNAPVFSQAVYKASLPENSPPDTLVITVSATDADEGVNGDVTYDLSHVSDDDVNAFSIDSKTGEIRVTGLIDFEESSSFEMSVESKDGLGLTSYAKVIIDVTDMNDNAPVIYLKSLSNPIPENVSPGTEVGIINVQDRDSENNRQVRCSIQQNAPFKLVPSIKNYYSLVTTGQLDREVVSDYNITITASDEGSPPLSSSKSVELSVADINDNPPVFEEQSYSAYVSENNKPGSTLCSVSARDPDWRQNGTVIYSLLPGEVNGAPVSSYVSVNGDTGVIHAVRSFDYEQFRSFKVHVMGRDNGSPPLSSNVTVSVFISDVNDNSPQILYPGPEGNSFMTELVPKAAHGGSLVSKVIAVDADSGQNAWLSYDIVKSTDPGLFTIGVHSGEIRTQRDISESDSMKQNLIVSVKDNGQPSLSATCSMYLLISDNLAEVPELKDISYDEKNSKLTSYLIIALVSVSTFFLTFIIINLGVRFCRRRKPRLLFDGAVAIPSAYLPPNYADVDGTGTLRSTYNYDAYLTTGSRTSDFKFVSSYNDNTLPADQTMRKSPSDFADAFDDLEPSAECVGSFGVFRRFLLFRSRSCKFYKLMTPFCVRMGDKGFPPLRPILCFASFIVTLHLVNGDLSYSIPEEMKRESVIGNIAKDLGLDLRTLSSRKARVDFAGTRKLYCDINLSTGDLITSERIDRESLCGKKPSCVVKVDLVLENPLELHRLSLHIQDVNDNSPKFKENLIEMEIRESAEKGNRFSIEEAHDADIGQNAVQRYSLQKNDNFILAVDSNKVELVLENKLDREMQKEINLLLTALDGGSPQRSGTVVIHVTVLDANDNAPVFSQAVYKASLPENSPPDTLVITVSAIDADEGVNGDVTFDLSHVSDDDVNVFFIDSKSGVIRATGLIDFEESSSFEMRVKAKDGLGLTSYAKVIIDVTDINDNAPVINLKSLTNPIPENVSPGTEVGIINVQDRDSENNGQVRCSIQQNAPFKLVPSIKNYYSLVTTGQLDREVVSDYNITITATDEGSPPLSSSKTVELSVADINDNPPVFEKQSYSAYVSENNKPGSTLCSVSARDPDWRQNGTVIYSLLPGEVNGAPVSSYVSVNGDTGVIHAVRSFDYEQFRSFKVHVMGRDNGSPPLSSNVTVSVFISDVNDNSPQILYPGPEGNSFMTELVPKAAHGGSLVSKVIAVDADSGQNAWLSYDIVKSTDPGLFTIGVHSGEIRTQRDISESDSMKQNLIVSVKDNGQPSLSATCSMYLLISDNLAEVPELKDISYDEKNSKLTSYLIIALVSVSTFFLTFIIIILGVRFCRRRKPRLLFDGAVAIPSAYLPPNYADVDGTGTLRSTYNYDAYLTTGSRTSDFKFVSSYNDNTLPADQTLRKSPSDFADAFEDLEPSAEKDER; translated from the exons ATGGGAGACAAAGGATTTCCACCGCTTCGTCCGATCTTCTGCTTTGCTTCCTTTATTGTAACGCTGCACCTCGTTAATGGAGACCTGAGTTATTCTATTCCAGAAGAAATGAAACGCGAGTCTGTTATTGGAAATATAGCTAAAGATCTCGGTCTTGATCTGAGGACATTATCTTCTCGAAAGGCCCGTATTGACTTTGAGGGTGCTCGTAAGCGGTACTGTGATATTAATCTGAGTACTGGAGATTTGATCACATCGGAGAGAATTGACAGAGAAAGCCTTTGTGGCAAGAAACCGTCGTGTGTTGTTGCGGTTGATCTGGTATTGGAAAATCCTCTGGAGCTTCATCGACTAAGTCTTCATATTCAAGATGTGAACGACAACTCGCCAAAATTCAAAAAACAATTGATTGAAATGGAAATAAGCGAGTCAGCCGACAAGGGTAACCGTTTCTCTATCGAAGGGGCCCATGACGCAGATATAggtcaaaatgctgttcaaaGTTACAGCCTAGAAAAGAACGACAACTTTATTCTCGCTGTTGACAGCAACAAGGTTGAACTGGTACTGGAGAACACACTTGATcgagagaaacaaaaagagattAATTTGCTTCTGACAGCTTTAGATGGTGGCTCTCCTCAGAGATCAGGTACTGTAGTCATACACGTCACTGTGCTGGATGCTAATGATAACGCCCCAGTGTTCAGTCAGGCCGTTTACAAAGCCAGTCTGCCTGAAAACTCTCCTCCAGATACTTTAGTGATTACTGTTAGTGCTACTGACGCAGATGAAGGAGTGAACGGAGATGTGACATATGACTTAAGCCATGTGTCTGACGACgatgtaaatgcattttctatTGATTCTAAAACGGGAGAGATCAGAGTGACTGGTTTGATTGACTTTGAAGAAAGCAGTTCTTTTGAAATGAGCGTGGAATCCAAAGATGGTTTGGGACTAACCTCTTATGCTAAGGTTATAATAGATGTTACTGATATGAATGATAATGCTCCAGTTATATACCTGAAATCACTGTCTAATCCCATACCTGAGAATGTGTCACCTGGTACAGAAGTGGGCATCATTAACGTGCAGGATAGAGACTCTGAGAATAACAGACAGGTCCGCTGCTCCATTCAGCAAAACGCCCCTTTTAAGTTGGTTCCTTCTATTAAAAACTATTATTCTCTGGTGACCACAGGACAACTGGACCGTGAAGTAGTGTCTGATTACAACATTACAATCACTGCCAGTGACGAGGGCTCTccacctctgtcctcctctaaaAGTGTTGAGTTATCTGTAGCAGACATCAACGACAACCCACCTGTGTTTGAGGAACAGTCGTACAGCGCATATGTGAGTGAAAATAACAAACCTGGCTCCACTTTATGTTCCGTTAGTGCTCGAGACCCCGACTGGAGACAAAACGGTACAGTGATTTATTCTCTGTTACCCGGTGAGGTGAACGGTGCCCCGGTGTCGTCCTATGTGTCTGTTAACGGAGACACGGGGGTGATCCACGCTGTGAGGTCGTTTGATTATGAACAGTTCAGGAGCTTTAAGGTCCACGTGATGGGCAGAGACAACGGTTCTCCTCCGCTGAGCAGCAACGTGACCGTCAGTGTGTTCATATCGGATGTGAATGACAACTCTCCTCAGATACTGTACCCCGGGCCGGAGGGCAACTCCTTCATGACCGAGCTGGTCCCCAAAGCTGCACACGGAGGCTCTCTGGTGTCCAAAGTGATAGCGGTGGACGCGGACTCCGGACAGAACGCCTGGCTGTCCTATGATATAGTGAAATCCACAGATCCGGGCCTTTTCACTATTGGTGTGCACAGCGGAGAGATCAGGACACAGCGGGACATTTCCGAGTCTGACAGCATGAAACAGAACCTGATTGTGTCAGTGAAAGATAACGGACAGCCCTCTCTGTCTGCCACCTGTTCCATGTATTTACTGATTTCTGATAACTTGGCTGAGGTGCCAGAACTGAAGGACATTTCTTATGATGAGAAGAATTCCAAACTGACGTCTTATCTGATCATCGCGCTGGTGTCTGTGTCGACGTTTTTCCtgaccttcatcatcatcaacctGGGTGTGAGGTTTTGTCGCAGGAGAAAGCCCAGACTGTTGTTTGATGGAGCAGTTGCCATCCCCAGCGCTTATCTCCCTCCTAATTACGCAGATGTTGACGGCACAGGAACTTTACGCAGCACTTACAATTATGACGCCTACCTGACAACAGGTTCAAGAACCAGTGACTTCAAGTTCGTGTCATCTTACAATGACAACACACTGCCTGCTGACCAGACTATGAGGAAAAGTCCATCAGACTTTGCTGATGCGTTCGACGACTTAGAGCCGTCTGCAGAG TGTGTTGGATCGTTTGGTGTTTTTAGACGGTTTTTATTATTTCGCAGTCGGAGTTGTAAGTTTTACAAGCTGATGACGCCTTTTTGTGTCAGGATGGGAGACAAAGGATTTCCACCGCTTCGCCCGATCCTCTGCTTTGCTTCCTTTATTGTAACGCTGCACCTCGTTAATGGAGACCTGAGTTATTCTATCCCAGAAGAGATGAAACGCGAGTCTGTTATTGGAAATATAGCCAAAGATCTCGGTCTTGATCTGAGGACATTATCTTCCCGAAAGGCCCGTGTGGATTTTGCGGGGACTCGTAAACTATACTGTGATATTAATCTGAGTACTGGAGATTTGATCACATCGGAGAGAATTGACAGAGAAAGCCTTTGTGGCAAGAAACCCTCGTGTGTTGTGAAGGTCGATCTGGTGTTGGAAAATCCTCTGGAGCTTCATCGACTAAGTCTTCATATTCAAGATGTGAACGACAACTCGCCAAAATTCAAAGAAAATTTGATTGAAATGGAAATAAGAGAGTCTGCTGAAAAGGGTAACCGATTCTCCATTGAGGAGGCCCATGACGCAGATATAggtcaaaatgctgttcaaaGATACAGCCTACAAAAGAACGACAACTTTATTCTCGCTGTTGACAGCAACAAGGTTGAACTCGTACTAGAGAATAAACTTGATCGAGAAATGCAAAAAGAGATTAATTTGCTTCTGACAGCTTTAGATGGTGGCTCTCCTCAGAGATCAGGTACTGTAGTGATACACGTCACTGTGCTGGATGCTAATGATAACGCCCCAGTGTTCAGCCAGGCCGTTTATAAAGCCAGTCTGCCTGAAAACTCTCCTCCAGATACTTTAGTGATTACTGTTAGTGCTATTGACGCAGATGAAGGAGTGAACGGAGATGTGACATTTGACTTAAGCCATGTGTCGGATGAcgatgtaaatgtgtttttcattgaTTCTAAAAGTGGAGTAATTAGAGCAACTGGTTTGATTGACTTTGAAGAAAGCAGTTCTTTTGAAATGAGAGTAAAAGCTAAAGATGGTTTGGGGCTAACTTCTTATGCCAAAGTGATAATAGATGTTACTGATATTAATGACAATGCTCCAGTGATTAatctgaaatcactgacaaatcCTATACCTGAGAATGTGTCACCTGGTACAGAGGTGGGCATCATTAACGTGCAGGATAGAGATTCTGAGAATAACGGACAGGTCCGCTGCTCCATTCAACAAAACGCTCCTTTTAAGTTGGTTCCTTCTATTAAAAACTATTATTCTCTGGTGACCACAGGACAACTGGACCGTGAAGTAGTGTCTGATTACAACATTACAATCACTGCCACTGACGAGGGCTCTccacctctgtcctcctctaaaACTGTTGAGTTATCTGTAGCAGACATCAACGACAACCCACCTGTGTTTGAGAAACAGTCGTACAGCGCATATGTGAGTGAAAATAACAAACCTGGCTCCACTTTATGTTCCGTTAGTGCTCGAGACCCCGACTGGAGACAAAACGGTACAGTGATTTATTCTCTGTTACCCGGTGAGGTGAACGGTGCCCCGGTGTCGTCCTATGTGTCTGTTAACGGAGACACGGGGGTGATCCACGCTGTGAGGTCGTTTGATTATGAACAGTTCAGGAGTTTTAAAGTCCACGTGATGGGCAGAGACAACGGTTCTCCTCCGCTGAGCAGCAACGTGACCGTCAGTGTGTTCATATCGGATGTGAATGACAACTCTCCTCAGATACTGTACCCCGGGCCGGAGGGCAACTCCTTCATGACCGAGCTGGTCCCCAAAGCTGCACACGGAGGCTCTCTGGTGTCCAAAGTGATAGCGGTGGACGCGGACTCCGGACAGAACGCCTGGCTGTCCTATGATATAGTGAAATCCACCGATCCGGGCCTTTTCACTATTGGTGTGCACAGCGGAGAGATCAGGACACAGCGGGACATTTCCGAGTCTGACAGCATGAAACAGAACCTGATTGTGTCAGTGAAAGATAACGGACAGCCCTCTCTGTCTGCCACCTGTTCCATGTATTTACTGATTTCTGATAACTTGGCTGAGGTGCCAGAACTGAAGGACATTTCTTATGATGAGAAGAATTCCAAACTGACGTCTTATCTGATCATCGCGCTGGTGTCTGTGTCGACGTTTTTCCtgaccttcatcatcatcatcctgggTGTGAGGTTTTGTCGCAGGAGAAAGCCCAGACTGTTGTTTGATGGAGCAGTTGCCATCCCCAGCGCTTATCTTCCTCCTAATTACGCAGATGTTGACGGCACAGGAACTTTACGCAGCACTTACAATTATGACGCCTACCTGACAACAGGTTCAAGAACCAGTGACTTTAAGTTCGTGTCATCTTACAATGACAACACACTGCCTGCTGACCAGACTCTGAGGAAAAGTCCATCAGACTTTGCTGATGCGTTCGAAGACTTGGAGCCGTCTGCAGAG AAAGATGAACGTTGA
- the LOC117261391 gene encoding protocadherin gamma-A4-like — protein sequence MGDKGFPPLRPILCFASFIVTLHLVYGDLSYSIPEEMKRESVIGNIAKDLGLDLRTLSSRKARVDFAGTRKRYCDINLSTGDLITSERIDRESLCGKKPSCVVKVDLVLENPLELHRLSLHIQDVNDNSPKFKKQLTEVEISESAVKGNRFSIEEAHDSDIGQNAVQRYSLEKNENFILAVDSNKVELVLENALDREKQEQINLLLTALDGGSPQRSGTVVIHVTVLDANDNAPVFSQAVYKASLPENSPPDTLVITVSATDADEGVNGDVTYDLSHVSDDDVNVFSIDSKSGEIKVTGLIDFEESSSFEMRVEAKDGLGLISYAKVIIDVTDVNDNAPVIYLKSLTNPIPEDVSPGTEVGIINVQDRDSENNRQVRCSIQQNAPFKLVPSIKNYYSLVTTGHLDREVVSDYNITITASDEGSPPLSSSKTVELSVADINDNPPVFEKQSYSAYVSENNKPGSNLCSVSARDPDWRQNGTVIYSLLPGEVNGAPVSSYVSVNGDTGVIHAVRSFDYEQLRSFKVHVMGRDNGSPPLSSNVTVSVFISDVNDNSPQILYPGPEGNSFMTELVPKAAHGGSLVSKVIAVDADSGQNAWLSYDIVKSTDPGLFTIGVHSGEIRTQRDISESDSMKQNLIVSVKDNGQPSLSATCSMYLLISDNLAEVPELKDISYDEKNSKLTSYLIIALVSVSTFFLTFIIIILGVRFCRRRKPRLLFDGAVAIPSAYLPPNYADVDGTGTLRSTYNYDAYLTTGSRTSDFKFVSSYNDNTLPADQTLRKSPSDFADAFEDLEPSAEVGTV from the coding sequence ATGGGAGACAAAGGATTTCCACCGCTTCGCCCGATCCTCTGCTTTGCTTCCTTTATTGTAACGCTGCACCTCGTTTATGGAGACCTGAGTTATTCTATCCCAGAAGAGATGAAACGCGAGTCTGTTATTGGAAATATAGCCAAAGATCTCGGTCTTGATCTGAGGACATTATCTTCCCGAAAGGCCCGTGTGGATTTTGCGGGGACTCGTAAGCGGTACTGTGATATTAATCTGAGTACTGGAGATTTGATCACATCGGAGAGAATTGACAGAGAAAGCCTTTGTGGCAAGAAACCGTCGTGTGTTGTGAAGGTTGATCTGGTGTTAGAAAATCCTCTGGAGCTTCATCGACTCAGTCTTCATATTCAAGATGTGAACGACAACTCCCCAAAATTCAAAAAACAATTGACTGAAGTGGAAATAAGCGAGTCAGCGGTCAAGGGTAACCGCTTCTCCATCGAGGAGGCCCATGACTCAGATATAggtcaaaatgctgttcaaaGATACAGCCTAGAAAAGAACGAGAACTTTATTCTCGCTGTTGACAGCAACAAGGTTGAACTGGTACTTGAGAATGCACTTGATCGAGAAAAGCAAGAACAGATTAATTTGCTTCTGACAGCTTTAGATGGTGGCTCTCCTCAGAGATCAGGTACTGTAGTCATACACGTCACTGTGCTGGATGCTAATGATAACGCCCCAGTGTTCAGTCAGGCCGTTTATAAAGCCAGTCTGCCTGAAAACTCTCCTCCAGATACTTTAGTGATTACTGTAAGTGCTACTGACGCAGATGAAGGAGTGAATGGAGATGTGACATATGACTTAAGCCATGTGTCTGACGACgatgtaaatgtgttttctatTGATTCTAAAAGTGGAGAAATTAAAGTAACTGGTTTGATTGACTTTGAAGAAAGCAGTTCTTTTGAGATGAGAGTGGAAGCTAAAGATGGTTTAGGACTCATCTCGTACGCGAAAGTTATAATAGACGTTACTGATGTAAATGACAATGCCCCTGTTATTTACCTTAAATCACTGACTAACCCCATACCTGAGGATGTGTCACCTGGTACAGAGGTGGGCATCATTAACGTGCAGGATCGAGACTCTGAGAATAACAGACAGGTCCGCTGCTCCATTCAGCAAAACGCCCCTTTTAAGTTGGTTCCTTCTATTAAAAACTATTATTCTCTGGTGACCACAGGACACCTGGACCGTGAAGTAGTGTCTGATTACAACATTACAATCACTGCCAGTGACGAGGGCTCTccacctctgtcctcctctaaaACTGTTGAGTTATCTGTAGCAGACATCAACGACAACCCACCTGTGTTTGAGAAACAGTCGTACAGCGCATATGTGAGTGAAAATAACAAACCTGGCTCCAATTTATGTTCCGTTAGTGCTCGAGACCCCGACTGGAGACAAAACGGTACAGTGATTTATTCTCTGTTACCCGGTGAGGTGAACGGTGCCCCGGTGTCCTCCTATGTGTCTGTTAACGGAGACACGGGGGTGATCCACGCTGTGAGGTCGTTTGATTATGAACAGTTGAGGAGCTTTAAAGTCCACGTGATGGGCAGAGACAACGGTTCTCCTCCGCTGAGCAGCAACGTGACCGTCAGTGTGTTCATATCGGATGTAAATGACAACTCTCCTCAGATACTGTACCCCGGTCCGGAGGGCAACTCCTTCATGACCGAGCTGGTCCCCAAAGCTGCACACGGAGGCTCTCTGGTGTCCAAAGTGATAGCGGTTGACGCGGACTCTGGACAGAACGCCTGGCTGTCGTATGATATAGTGAAATCCACCGATCCGGGCCTTTTCACTATTGGTGTGCACAGCGGAGAGATCAGGACACAGCGGGACATTTCCGAGTCTGACAGCATGAAACAGAACCTGATTGTGTCAGTGAAAGATAACGGACAGCCCTCTCTGTCTGCCACCTGTTCCATGTATTTACTGATTTCTGATAACTTGGCTGAGGTGCCAGAACTGAAGGATATTTCTTATGATGAGAAGAATTCCAAACTGACGTCTTATCTGATCATCGCGCTGGTGTCTGTGTCGACGTTTTTCCtgaccttcatcatcatcatcctgggTGTGAGGTTTTGTCGCAGGAGAAAGCCCAGGCTGTTGTTTGATGGAGCAGTTGCCATCCCCAGCGCTTATCTCCCTCCTAATTACGCAGATGTTGACGGCACAGGAACTTTACGCAGCACTTACAATTATGACGCCTACCTGACAACAGGTTCAAGAACCAGTGACTTTAAGTTCGTGTCATCTTACAATGACAACACACTGCCTGCTGACCAGACTCTGAGGAAAAGTCCGTCAGACTTTGCTGATGCGTTCGAGGACTTGGAGCCGTCTGCAGAGGTAGGAACTGTTTAA